The nucleotide sequence TGAAAATAAATGTTATTAGATTAGTAACATTAGAAAAGGTTTATATATATCATATATAAAGATTGATCCGGAAGCCCCAACGGAATTTTAAAAAATTTAATAAAAATTAACATAAAACATAATATAAGAAGAAACTTTTTTGGTTTTTTTATAGGTACAAGTGGCGAAATGCTTTGTATAAAGCGAGATACAAGGCATAAAAGGCGTCTCAAAATATTGAAAAAATAAAAATAGAATGGTACAATTACATCGTAAATCTAAAGTTTTTCAACTTTCAGTGTGAAGGGAGATTTAAAACAATGAAAAAAAGAATAGTAGCTATGGTTCTTTGCGCAGCCCTTTCAGCAATGGCAGTAGTGCCAGCATGCGCAGGTACAGCAGCAGAGGAGATCGCTTCTGCTACAGCAACTCAGGCTCAGAGAACAGCCGATTATGCAGCTTACCAGGCAGCACTCGCTCAGTTCAGAGCAGAGCAGGTTGCTAAGGGAGTAGCAGAGACAGCACAGGGTGTTGCAGCTTACAATGCTTATCAGGCAGCACTTGCTGAGTTCTACAATGTTGAACTTGCAAAGGGAGCAGCACAGACAGCAGAAGGCCAGGCAGCATATGCTTATGGTCAGACAGTTCTTCAGGCTTTCTATGAGCAGCAGCTTGCTGAAGCAGCAGCTCAGAAGGCACAGGGTCAGGCTGATTATGATGCTTATCAGACAGCTATGAAGGCAAGAGAAGCAGCTATCCTTGCACAGGTAGCAGCAACAGAAGCTGAGAGAGCAGTTCTCTTACAGCAGGTTAAAGCTTATCTTGCACAGCTTGGTTATTAATATCTTTTCAACAACTGAATTTATGAATTATGCAAAAAGGACGGGTCATTATGGTTCGTCCTTTTTCTGAAATATGAAGAACAGGCCTAACATGAACTTTTTTCTGAGCATTTCCTAAGGAGCTATATGACTTTTAAAACAAGGTTGATAATAGCTTTTCTGGTAATTGTTTTGATTCCTATAATTCTTTTCGGAACATCATTACTTGCACTTTCAAAGTTTGAAAGCTATGCTATTAAAAAAAGCATGGGTGTTGATATAGATTTTTACGGAATTGCGTCAAATGGTATTCAGTTTTTCGCAAGTTTGACCGATGATATATATAAGAATGTAGGGGAATATGCAGAAACAGATTCTGCAAAGCTTGAGGATTCAGCGGTATTAACTGAATTAAATGAGAGCCTTTCAAAGAAGTCTTCATTTTTGATCGTCAGAAAGGGCAACGATATCTATTACAGCGGCGACCCTTCAAAAACCACTGAGATCCTTGACATTCTTCCGGCCTATGAGGGCGAGGGTTATGGGATCAATTCCAGAGAAACTTATATTAGAGAACAGAGACTGCTTATAAAACAGGTTGACTTTCGATTTACGGATCATTCGAAAGGAACTGTTTTTATAGTGACATTCATATCTGATCTGATACCTGATATGCGTATGTCCACGTTCAAGATCGCGCTGGCGCTTATAATTGTTCTGATCATTACAGGTGTTGCACTTGTCTCATGGATATATACGGGAATTGTTTCTCCGATAAGGGAGTTGAGCGTTGCCTCGCAGAAAATTCAGGATGGTACACTGGACTTTGAGATCAATATTCCACCGGTCGATGATGAAGTAGCTCGTCTTTGCAGAAATTTTGAGGAAATGAGAAAAAGACTCAGAGCTTCTGCAGAGCTGAAAATTGAAAGTGAAAACGAGAACAGAACTCTGATCACTAATATCACGCATGACCTGAAGACTCCTGTTACCTCTATAAAGGGTTATGCAGAAGGGCTTCTGGACGGAGTTGCGGATACACCGGAAAGAAGAGAAAAATATCTTAAGACTATCTATAACAAGGCAAATGATATGGATCGTCTGATAAATGAGCTTACTTTCTATTCCGGAATTGACGGGGACAGGATTCCATATAACTTTGCGAAGGTTAATGCCACAGGATATTTTAATGACTGCGCAGAAGAACTTAAACTGGAGCTTGAGTCGCGCTCATATATTTTTGTTTATACTAACGCGATCTCACCGAATGTTTTTATTATCGCAGATCCGATCCAGCTTAAGAAGGTTATTAATAATATAGTGGGTAATTCCATTAAGTATATGGATAAGGAAAAGGGAAAGATAGCTATTTCCCTAAAGGAAACAGAGAATGAGATCCTGGTTTCATTAATGGATAACGGTATCGGAATTGATGAAAAAAACCTGCCGTATATATTTGACAGGTTTTATCGGGCCGATTCGTCGAGAAATACGGCGAAGGGAGGCTCAGGTATAGGTCTTTCGATCGTTAAAAAGATCGTGGGAGATCATGGCGGTAGAGTATGGGCTGTCAGCAGTAAGGGAGAAGGGACAACTATCAACATTGCTTTAAGAAAGTATGAGGAATCGGGTTTAAAGGAAGGTTCAATGGGGGAGACTGAATGAGCAGAATTTTAATTGTTGAAGATGAAGAATCAATTGCGGATCTTG is from Lachnospiraceae bacterium C1.1 and encodes:
- a CDS encoding HAMP domain-containing sensor histidine kinase, translating into MTFKTRLIIAFLVIVLIPIILFGTSLLALSKFESYAIKKSMGVDIDFYGIASNGIQFFASLTDDIYKNVGEYAETDSAKLEDSAVLTELNESLSKKSSFLIVRKGNDIYYSGDPSKTTEILDILPAYEGEGYGINSRETYIREQRLLIKQVDFRFTDHSKGTVFIVTFISDLIPDMRMSTFKIALALIIVLIITGVALVSWIYTGIVSPIRELSVASQKIQDGTLDFEINIPPVDDEVARLCRNFEEMRKRLRASAELKIESENENRTLITNITHDLKTPVTSIKGYAEGLLDGVADTPERREKYLKTIYNKANDMDRLINELTFYSGIDGDRIPYNFAKVNATGYFNDCAEELKLELESRSYIFVYTNAISPNVFIIADPIQLKKVINNIVGNSIKYMDKEKGKIAISLKETENEILVSLMDNGIGIDEKNLPYIFDRFYRADSSRNTAKGGSGIGLSIVKKIVGDHGGRVWAVSSKGEGTTINIALRKYEESGLKEGSMGETE